TCGGGGACCGGGCAGCATTTCGCCGGTGAGTGAGGGGGTGATGGGGGGCTCCGGGTGGAGTGGGGGCACCAGAATGGGCTCTTCGACTCATCCATCCCTTTCTGTCACAGCCTGCGGGTCTCTGACGCGGACGCTGGACAGCGGGATCGGCACATTCCCACCCCCCGATTATGGGGGGGTCCCCGCTAAGAGCACCCCCAAACCGCGGGGCCGCCCCGAGCCGCTGCCCGGGGCCGTGCCGGCCGCTGTCACCAAAGTGCCGCGCAAGGCCCGGACGCTGGAACGGGAGGTACCGAGCGCCGAGGAGCTGCTGCTACCGGGGAAACACCGGAGCGCTCCGGGCTGCCGCCTCCCGGCGCCCCCCAACCCGCACGGGCACCGCGCCGCGCCTCAAGGTGGGTGAAcccccctgtgccagggtgtgTGCCCACCCTCGGGGGGTCGTGGGGAGCCCCGCAGGTCAGCGCTGTCCCCGTTGTCCCCGCAGACACCGGGGATGACGCCAGGAAACCGCGGCGGGTCCAGCAGAGCAAGAACTGGACCTTCCCCAACGCCAAAGGCTGCGGTGCTGCCGACCCCTTCGTGTGCCCACCCggggagctggaggggctgcaTCGGCCTGGGCAGGTAAGGGCAGCTTAGGGGACCCTGGGGTACCCCAAAACTTTGGGGTGGGGTCCCCAGAACTCCAGAGTAAGGACACTGAAACTGGTGCAGGACCCCAAAACTTTGGGGTAGGGCCCCCAAAACTCTGGAGTAAGAACACTGAAACTGTAGAGCAGGACCCCAAAACTTTGGGGTGGGGTCCCTAAAACTCCAGAGTAAGGACAGTGAGACTGGAgcaggaccccaaaacctcggcagagagaccccagacctTCCTGCCTTTGCTGTGGGGATGAAGCCACGGGGAGAGGATGTGGGGGGAACACTCCCCAGAATTCTGTGATCATGGGGAGGATTTAAGGTGGCCCTGGGTGGTTGCAGAGGTTCCCCAGCACTGTCTGCCATAACCAACCCCTCCTGCCCACGCTGTCCCTCCCCAGGCCCCGTGTGCAGCTCGGGGGGACATCAAGGGGCATCCCCAGAGGTTCCCCCACCTCTGCCCCCCACCCTGAACGCCAGTAGCAGCCGCACCCCAAACACCTGAGACGTGGGGGACGAGGGGGACGAGACCCTCCAGTCTTTGCTGTGGGGATGAAGCCACggggagaggatttgggggaaacACTCCCCAGAATTCTGGGATCATGGGGAGGATTTAAAGTGGCCCTGGATGGGGCGCAGAGTTCACTCCCCAGAATTCTGTGATCAtgctgcccatggtggggaggATTTAAAGTGGCCCTGGGTGGGTGCAGAGTTCCTCACCACGGGCGAGTGACAGTCCTAAGCAACCCCTCCTGCCCACGCTGTCCCTCCGCAGGCCCCCGTGTGCAGCCCGGGGGGACACCGAGGGGCATCCCCGGAGGCTCCCCCACCTCTGCCCCCCGCTCTGAgcgccagcagcagccgcaCCCCCAGCGCCTCGGACGTGGGGGACGAGGGCAGCACGGAGGCGCGGTCTCGGGAGGGAGGGCACGGTCCTGCCGGGCTGGAACACTCAGAGTCCCTCAGCGATTCTCTCTACGACAGCCTCTCGTCCTGcggcagccagggctgagcctccccggccccgctgccgcctCTTCAGCCCCATCCccgctgctcctgctcctgctgcgaGGGTGCTGCCCGGGCTGGGAGTGTCCGGTGTCTGTCCGCTCCCTCTCCCGGCTCTGTCCGATGGTGCTATGGCCCTGTACAGCCCCTGCTGATGGGTTTTTAACTCAATAAAGCCACCCCTCCTAGCCCGGGTTATTTATACACGTGGTGGTGCTGCTGTTGTTGTGTCAGCGTTGTGATCCAGGGATGGATGGAAAGAGAGGGACAAGAGTTTGGAGTCTGAGCGATTTATTGAATCATCCCGGTGTACAAAGAGCGGAGGTGGCGGGACTGGGAGCGCTGGCAATGCCCCGTCCCCACGGCCCCCTCCCAGCACACCTTCATTTCTTGGCACTGGTGCTCCACCAATGAGTTTGGCTGAGGGGGGGGTCCCACCAAAGACCCTCCCCCAAGGGCTGGTTTTGTCACCGGGGAAAGGTGACACccccaggtggggctggggacaaacCTCGGAGGAAAAAGGACACAATGGTGACCACTCCAAGGGTCACAAGGCTGGGGGAAAACCAAGAGGGAGCCAAACTCCAGCAGGATCCACAAATTGGCTGGTTtttaatcaaaaaaaaaaaaaaaaaaaaagctgaacaagagaaaaaaacccacgaGGGTGCAAAAGCTTCTGGCTGCTTCCTCGGCAGCAAAGCGCAGCCCCTTTAATgacagagagggacaggaggggacatggggacacaggggtggcTCTGCCTCGGCCCAGAGCCTCTTcacttcttctccttcttcttgttctGCAAGAGGAGAGTGGCCACGGTCACCATGAgctctgtccttctgtccctctgtcctgccctgcccagggcccctCACCCACCTCGTTCATGCCCAGGATGATCAGGAGCTCCCGGAAGATGTTGACAAAATCCAGGAAGAGATCAACGCAGTGCCTGGcaaagagagggagggagggatggatgggtgCTCAGGGAGGGccaccctgtcccctgtgtcacccccctgtgtccccagctgtacCCACCAGATGTAATCCTTGTCCCCGCTCTCCGCCTTCTCGATGATGAGCTGCGTGTCGAAGAGCACGAAGCCACACATGATCATCAGGGCCACGTACAGGTGGGCCTGTGAGGGGGTAAATTGGCATCACTTGGGGACTGTCCCCTCCTTGCTGGTGTCacctgtccgtctgtccgtcctCAGCAGGCTGCACTCACCGTGAAGAGCCAGGTGGATCTCACAAAGGCGTTAATCACAgaggagagaagcagcagggtgaggccGGAGAGCAGGAAACCTGGAAGGGTGAGGGAGTCAGGAACAAGTCTGGGgacaccccctccccaaaaaagggggtctccagcccctcccagagcccccccaaaGCCTCTCTCACCTCCTAGGTACAGGTAGCTGCGGCGCCGGGCGTACAGGGCGCTCAGAGAGAAGCAGGCAAAGATGGTGGCAGTGCCCAGGAAGGCAGTGGGGATGATGCTGGGGGTGAAGAGAAGGGctcagagggttttggggggcacCAAGGGGGTAAACAGGATCTGTGTGACAGCTGGAGGTGagggatggggtttttttgggggggtcttcTACCTGGGGTTGACAGAGATGCACATTTGCAGGAGGGGTCCCAGATTGATGCCTGGAAGGACAGAACGGGGTGGCACCAGAGCCATTCTGGAGGACTTCATGCAGCCCCTCTGAAGGATTTGGGGTCCTTGGGATGTGGGGGGAACCCCCAGTGCCCACCTA
The Ammospiza caudacuta isolate bAmmCau1 chromosome 31, bAmmCau1.pri, whole genome shotgun sequence DNA segment above includes these coding regions:
- the TMBIM6 gene encoding bax inhibitor 1; translation: MSGGGVAQSSRPGTDGGRGAVLQPCGAALGPSQPGTMNVFDRSINFDALFKFSHISASTQEHLKRVYGSFAICMFVAAAGAYINVVTHLFQFGFLTGLGALGLMIWLIATPHNRETEQKRLGMLVGFAFLTGINLGPLLQMCISVNPSIIPTAFLGTATIFACFSLSALYARRRSYLYLGGFLLSGLTLLLLSSVINAFVRSTWLFTAHLYVALMIMCGFVLFDTQLIIEKAESGDKDYIWHCVDLFLDFVNIFRELLIILGMNENKKKEKK